From Cheilinus undulatus linkage group 18, ASM1832078v1, whole genome shotgun sequence, the proteins below share one genomic window:
- the zdhhc22 gene encoding palmitoyltransferase ZDHHC22 yields MFTRMLKLRLLNAVAPAYFFMATAVTFILHFGFFIPTIFPNRDTSLKSSTTLHTVVFLFLMFNALGNYMMTIKYPAESANESVVPVCSPHCSDKVDAHYLLNGRHFCKLCKKVILKRDHHCFFTGNCIGNKNMRYFIMFCIYTSCTCLYSLVLGVAFLTVEYEISFENPLTFLTLLPLSTGYFFMGTISGLQLFLILMLYVWLGIGLVCAGFCCQQVLLVARGQTWCQMQRGQLVENRHPWRSNLRDVFGTRWLLGLVLPLQTVEMCSEDTDAQKQD; encoded by the exons ATGTTCACCCGGATGTTAAAGCTGAGACTTCTGAATGCTGTTGCCCCGGCTTACTTCTTCATGGCTACAGCAGTCACCTTCATTTTacactttggcttttttatcCCAACCATCTTCCCAAACCGGGACACATCTCTGAAGAGCTCCACCACTCTTCACACggttgttttccttttcttgatGTTCAATGCTTTGGGAAACTACATGATGACTATTAAATATCCTGCGGAAAGCGCAAACGAGTCCGTGGTACCGGTGTGTTCGCCGCACTGCTCGGACAAAGTGGATGCCCACTACCTCCTGAACGGTCGACACTTCTGCAAACTGTGCAAGAAAGTTATTCTGAAGAGAGACCATCATTGCTTTTTCACCGGGAACTGCATCGGAAACAAAAACATGCGCTACTTCATTATGTTCTGCATCTACACATCATGTACGTGCTTATACTCGCTGGTTCTCGGTGTGGCCTTCCTCACAGTAGAGTATGAAATCTCCTTCGAGAACCCACTCACCTTCCTCACTCTCCTTCCCCTCTCCACTGGGTACTTCTTTATGG GAACAATCTCAGGTCTGCAGCTGTTCCTGATACTCATGCTCTACGTGTGGCTCGGCATAGGTCTGGTCTGCGCAGGATTCTGCTGCCAGCAGGTGCTGCTGGTTGCCCGAGGCCAGACCTGGTGCCAGATGCAACGGGGTCAGCTTGTGGAGAACCGACACCCATGGAGAAGCAACCTTCGGGATGTTTTCGGTACCCGCTGGCTCCTCGGCCTCGTCCTGCCTCTGCAAACAGTGGAAATGTGCTCTGAAGACACAGATGCACAAAAACAAGACTGA